The proteins below are encoded in one region of Takifugu rubripes chromosome 1, fTakRub1.2, whole genome shotgun sequence:
- the twist2 gene encoding twist-related protein 2 isoform X1 yields MEEGSSSPVSPVDSLVTSEEELDRQQKHFSKKRRHSKKSSEDSSGSSPGRVKRGKKASPSSSQSYEELQNQRVLANVRERQRTQSLNEAFASLRKIIPTLPSDKLSKIQTLKLASRYIDFLCQVLQSDEMDNKMSSCSYVAHERLSYAFSVWRMEGAWSMSASH; encoded by the coding sequence ATGGAAGAGGGCTCCAGTTCCCCGGTCTCCCCTGTGGATAGTCTGGTGaccagtgaggaggagctggacagacAGCAGAAGCACTTTTCGAAGAAGAGGAGGCACAGTAAAAAATCCAGCGAGGACAGCAGCGGGAGCAGCCCGGGTCGAGTCAAGCGGGGCAAAAAGGCGAGTCCGAGCAGCAGCCAATCGTACGAGGAGCTGCAGAACCAGCGAGTCCTGGCCAACGTCCGGGAGAGGCAACGGACTCAGTCTCTGAACGAGGCCTTCGCGTCTTTACGCAAAATCATCCCCACGCTGCCGTCGGACAAACTGAGCAAGATACAGACGCTGAAGCTGGCGTCCAGGTACATTGACTTTCTCTGTCAGGTGCTGCAGAGCGACGAGATGGACAACAAGATGTCCAGCTGCAGCTACGTCGCGCACGAAAGACTCAGTTACGCTTTCTCGGTGTGGAGGATGGAGGGCGCTTGGTCAATGTCAGCATCTCACTAG